Proteins encoded by one window of Hyphomicrobium nitrativorans NL23:
- a CDS encoding D-alanine--D-alanine ligase codes for MTDKLGIAPPRTVSHVAVLMGGLSAEREVSLNSGKAVADALEGEGYRVMRIDVDRDIASRLQELRPDVCFNALHGRFGEDGCIQGILETLGLPYTHSGVLSSALAMHKEQAKTVMRAAGVPVANAKLVPRRDAAAAHVFPPPYVVKPPTEGSSVGVVIVPPGTARPPEAILAGGAPDEIVMVERYIAGRELTCAVIGDFVTGVIEIVPRADLPYYDFEAKYAPGGSHHELPAQLLPDVYQLIRKYTVAAHASLGCRGVSRADFRFDDTPGGTGELVCLEVNTQPGMTGTSLVPELAAYAGWSFGELVRWIVEDASCSR; via the coding sequence ATGACGGATAAGCTGGGGATTGCCCCGCCGCGCACGGTTTCGCATGTCGCCGTGCTGATGGGTGGACTATCCGCCGAGCGCGAAGTCAGCCTGAATTCCGGCAAGGCCGTGGCCGACGCGCTCGAAGGCGAGGGCTATCGCGTGATGCGGATCGACGTGGACCGCGACATCGCAAGCCGGCTGCAGGAACTCCGCCCCGATGTCTGCTTCAACGCGCTGCACGGCCGCTTCGGCGAGGACGGATGCATCCAGGGCATCCTCGAAACGCTCGGCCTTCCCTATACGCACTCGGGCGTTCTGTCCTCGGCGCTCGCCATGCATAAGGAGCAGGCGAAGACGGTGATGCGCGCGGCGGGCGTGCCGGTGGCGAACGCGAAGCTCGTGCCGCGCCGAGACGCGGCAGCGGCGCACGTTTTCCCGCCGCCCTACGTGGTGAAGCCGCCGACGGAAGGTTCGAGCGTCGGCGTCGTCATCGTGCCGCCGGGAACCGCCCGTCCGCCGGAAGCCATCCTGGCGGGCGGTGCGCCGGACGAGATCGTGATGGTGGAGCGCTACATCGCGGGGCGCGAGCTGACGTGCGCCGTCATCGGCGATTTTGTGACCGGCGTGATTGAGATCGTCCCGCGTGCCGATCTCCCCTACTACGATTTCGAGGCAAAATACGCTCCTGGCGGCTCTCATCACGAGCTGCCTGCGCAACTTTTACCGGATGTTTACCAGTTGATCCGGAAATACACGGTTGCAGCCCACGCTTCGCTTGGCTGCCGGGGAGTGTCGCGTGCGGACTTCCGTTTCGATGACACACCGGGTGGCACCGGCGAACTGGTTTGCCTCGAAGTCAATACGCAGCCGGGCATGACCGGAACCTCGCTTGTGCCCGAGCTTGCGGCGTACGCAGGCTGGTCGTTCGGCGAGCTTGTACGATGGATCGTTGAGGACGCGAGTTGTTCGAGATAA
- the murG gene encoding undecaprenyldiphospho-muramoylpentapeptide beta-N-acetylglucosaminyltransferase — protein sequence MPADRAPILLAAGGTGGHLFPAYALAEELARRGRAVDLVTDMRGDRYGTGFPARTVYRIPSATPGSKKNPLALARVAVTLARGVHQARNLIRTLKPAAVVGFGGYPTVPPLIAARLLGVPAILHEQNAVLGRANRLLARPAVAVATSFRATRYLDGALADKARFTGNPVRDVVIDAAKTPYPTLTADGPIHLLVFGGSQGARFFSEAVPQALANLAPDLRHRLRVVQQARPEDVAAVEAATAAAEIRAEIAPFFKSLPEIMASSHLVIARAGASSVAELAVIGRPSILVPLPHSLDSDQLENAANLAESGGSWCIEQKDLTPLRLATELGRLFAEPGMLGAAAAKAKAEGRADAVRLLADLVEEVAAARLA from the coding sequence ATGCCCGCCGACCGAGCCCCCATCCTGCTCGCCGCCGGAGGCACGGGCGGCCATCTGTTTCCCGCCTACGCATTGGCCGAGGAACTGGCGCGCCGTGGCCGCGCCGTGGACCTCGTCACCGACATGCGCGGCGACCGATACGGCACCGGCTTTCCCGCGCGCACGGTGTATCGAATTCCCTCCGCCACGCCCGGCAGCAAGAAGAACCCGCTCGCCCTTGCGCGCGTGGCCGTCACGCTTGCCCGCGGCGTCCATCAGGCCCGCAATCTTATCCGCACGCTGAAGCCCGCTGCCGTCGTCGGCTTCGGCGGCTATCCGACCGTCCCGCCGTTGATCGCGGCGCGGTTGCTCGGCGTCCCGGCCATTCTCCACGAGCAGAACGCAGTGCTCGGCCGCGCCAACCGGCTGCTGGCACGCCCGGCCGTCGCCGTCGCCACCTCGTTCCGCGCCACGCGCTATCTGGACGGGGCCCTGGCCGACAAAGCCCGCTTCACCGGAAACCCCGTGCGCGATGTGGTCATCGACGCGGCGAAGACGCCTTACCCGACGCTCACCGCAGACGGGCCGATCCATCTCCTGGTCTTTGGCGGTAGCCAGGGCGCGCGCTTCTTCTCGGAAGCCGTCCCCCAGGCGCTCGCGAACCTCGCCCCCGACCTGCGACATCGTTTGCGCGTGGTGCAGCAGGCGCGGCCGGAGGACGTCGCAGCCGTTGAAGCCGCGACCGCAGCCGCCGAAATCCGGGCCGAGATTGCGCCGTTTTTCAAGAGCTTGCCCGAAATTATGGCATCGAGCCATCTCGTCATCGCCCGCGCCGGGGCCTCCTCCGTTGCGGAGCTTGCCGTCATCGGCCGCCCGTCTATTCTCGTACCTTTGCCGCATTCTCTCGACAGTGATCAGTTGGAGAACGCGGCAAATCTTGCCGAATCGGGGGGCAGTTGGTGTATCGAGCAGAAGGATTTGACGCCGCTTCGGCTCGCGACGGAGCTCGGCAGGCTGTTCGCCGAACCCGGAATGCTTGGCGCCGCTGCGGCCAAGGCGAAGGCCGAGGGGCGGGCGGATGCCGTTCGGTTGTTGGCGGATCTCGTCGAGGAGGTCGCGGCCGCTCGCCTTGCGTAA
- the ftsZ gene encoding cell division protein FtsZ, whose amino-acid sequence MSTKSDLPSMSELRPKLTVIGIGGAGCNAVNNMIASGLAGVDFIVANTDAQALVAAATDLRIQLGAALTEGLGAGSRPEIGEAAAEESIEEIRTFIKGSHMVFIAAGMGGGTGTGAASVIARVAREMGILTVGVVTKPFLFEGARRMRVAEAGIEELRPYVDTLIVIPNQNLFRVASERTTFSEAFVMADQVLYSGVACIVDLILKEGLINLDFADVRTVMTDMGTAMMGTGEAEGQNRATVAAEEAIANPLLDDVSLRGAKGLLLSITGGKDLTLYEVDEAASRVRQEVDPEANIIVGATYDESLGDRIRVSIVASGMNRVAEGDRHPQAQSDDWMRGGRNPASAEPRRRLPPTGHPPAAARDDRAPAPQDMQRRLTEALQYSPSSPSSGAPRSGVPASGRAPGQGRSGDAWHGPGNVTIESGPPQLQGASPPPLPHQGYASAHGQPGAHGQAGFMPEAPSEIRRQQRRMPDVGDFPPVAQRVYRAMEESREQPAGHGAEPRRRLGLFERLAGKVRGAPDSDPSHHAEPAGYHPSGYADGPAHQNGGVQDYENHSTDENRPGNQDAELPVFFRERGR is encoded by the coding sequence ATGAGCACCAAGAGCGACCTGCCGAGCATGTCGGAACTCAGGCCGAAGCTCACGGTGATCGGCATCGGCGGTGCGGGCTGCAACGCCGTCAACAACATGATCGCCTCGGGGCTGGCCGGTGTCGACTTCATCGTCGCCAACACGGACGCACAGGCGCTCGTGGCAGCCGCGACCGATCTCAGAATTCAGCTTGGCGCAGCCCTCACCGAAGGGCTCGGCGCCGGTTCGCGCCCCGAGATCGGCGAGGCTGCGGCCGAGGAATCGATCGAAGAGATCCGCACCTTCATCAAGGGCTCGCACATGGTGTTCATCGCCGCGGGCATGGGCGGCGGAACGGGCACCGGGGCGGCGTCCGTCATCGCGCGCGTGGCGCGTGAGATGGGCATCCTGACCGTTGGCGTCGTCACCAAGCCGTTCCTGTTCGAAGGCGCACGCCGCATGCGCGTGGCGGAAGCGGGCATCGAGGAACTACGCCCCTACGTCGACACGCTGATTGTCATCCCGAACCAGAACCTGTTCCGCGTCGCGAGCGAGCGCACGACGTTCTCCGAGGCCTTCGTGATGGCCGATCAGGTGCTCTATTCGGGCGTGGCCTGCATCGTCGATCTGATTTTGAAGGAAGGCCTCATCAACCTCGACTTCGCCGACGTGCGCACCGTGATGACGGACATGGGCACCGCCATGATGGGCACGGGCGAGGCGGAAGGTCAGAACCGCGCCACCGTCGCTGCCGAGGAAGCCATCGCCAATCCGCTGCTCGACGACGTGTCGCTGCGCGGTGCCAAAGGGCTTTTGCTGTCGATCACCGGCGGCAAGGATCTCACGCTTTACGAAGTCGACGAAGCGGCCAGCCGCGTGCGCCAGGAAGTGGATCCCGAGGCCAACATCATCGTCGGCGCCACGTACGACGAAAGCCTCGGCGACCGCATCCGCGTGTCCATCGTCGCATCCGGCATGAACCGCGTGGCGGAGGGCGACCGCCATCCGCAGGCGCAGTCCGACGACTGGATGCGCGGCGGACGCAATCCGGCGTCGGCCGAACCCCGCCGCCGCCTGCCGCCGACCGGACATCCGCCCGCTGCGGCGCGTGACGACCGCGCGCCCGCGCCGCAGGATATGCAGCGCCGCCTGACGGAAGCGCTCCAGTATTCGCCGTCGTCGCCTTCATCCGGTGCGCCGAGGTCTGGCGTCCCCGCTTCCGGCCGTGCGCCGGGCCAAGGTCGCTCGGGCGACGCGTGGCACGGTCCCGGCAACGTCACCATCGAGAGCGGACCGCCCCAGCTTCAGGGCGCGTCGCCCCCGCCGTTACCGCACCAGGGTTACGCGTCGGCCCATGGTCAGCCTGGGGCCCATGGTCAGGCCGGCTTCATGCCGGAAGCGCCATCCGAGATCCGCCGCCAGCAGCGCCGCATGCCCGATGTCGGCGATTTCCCCCCTGTTGCCCAGCGGGTTTATCGGGCCATGGAGGAATCGCGCGAGCAGCCGGCTGGCCACGGCGCGGAGCCACGCCGCCGGCTCGGTCTTTTCGAGCGACTCGCCGGAAAAGTCCGTGGTGCGCCTGATTCGGACCCATCGCATCACGCGGAGCCGGCGGGCTATCACCCGTCTGGCTATGCCGACGGCCCGGCCCACCAGAATGGCGGTGTGCAGGATTATGAAAATCATTCAACGGACGAAAATCGGCCCGGCAACCAAGATGCTGAATTGCCAGTTTTTTTTCGGGAGCGCGGTCGCTAG
- a CDS encoding cell division protein FtsQ/DivIB produces MFEIRQSRTRRIEEHDPLHETPASNLVLPLGSSAEPRAFSPLLSRRARILAIALVAGLGIGAMEEAARLSGTPELERLARFAGFGIDQVVLEGHRMSFDGEIFDAMDLGNVRTFAALDSAAVKARIERLPWIDTAELSRVYPGRLEVRVTERTPYALWSRADRRYLIDKTGRVLAAVSGEALPDLPRFAGEGAASEAASLMETVSRYPAIASRLAEAERVSERRWTLRLANGSTLVLPADNEVGVLEMLSRDSELLALVNAGGNSLDFRGPGRVAVRHEENGGANGPGAAPGAGS; encoded by the coding sequence TTGTTCGAGATAAGGCAGAGCCGGACACGACGCATCGAGGAGCATGATCCGCTCCACGAAACGCCCGCTTCTAACCTTGTTCTCCCCCTTGGCTCGTCAGCCGAGCCTCGCGCATTCTCCCCGCTGCTCTCGCGCCGTGCGCGCATTCTCGCCATCGCGCTCGTCGCCGGCCTCGGGATCGGCGCGATGGAAGAAGCGGCCCGCCTCTCCGGCACGCCGGAGCTTGAGCGCCTCGCACGTTTCGCCGGCTTCGGCATCGACCAGGTCGTGCTCGAAGGCCATCGCATGAGCTTCGACGGCGAGATCTTCGATGCGATGGATCTCGGCAACGTGCGCACCTTTGCAGCCCTCGACAGCGCGGCCGTCAAGGCACGCATCGAGCGCCTTCCCTGGATCGACACCGCCGAATTGAGCCGCGTCTATCCCGGTCGCCTAGAAGTGCGCGTCACAGAGCGCACGCCGTACGCGTTGTGGTCGCGCGCCGACCGCCGCTATCTCATCGACAAGACCGGCCGTGTGCTTGCCGCCGTGAGCGGCGAAGCGCTGCCCGACCTGCCGCGCTTTGCGGGCGAAGGCGCGGCCAGCGAAGCAGCCAGCCTCATGGAGACCGTCTCTCGCTATCCTGCGATCGCGAGCCGCCTCGCCGAAGCCGAGCGCGTGTCCGAACGCCGCTGGACGCTTCGCCTCGCGAACGGATCGACCTTGGTTCTGCCCGCCGATAACGAGGTGGGCGTGCTCGAAATGCTGTCGCGCGATTCCGAGCTTCTCGCGCTCGTCAATGCGGGCGGCAATTCGCTCGATTTCCGCGGACCGGGACGCGTCGCGGTTCGTCATGAAGAAAACGGCGGCGCAAACGGGCCCGGCGCGGCGCCCGGCGCCGGCTCCTGA
- the murC gene encoding UDP-N-acetylmuramate--L-alanine ligase, producing the protein MQMPRDIGPFHIIGIGGIGMSAIAEILLAKGYQVQGSDQKESANVRRLRTKGVRVFVGHDAVNLIGARVVVISTAVKPGNPELEAARAKGLTIVRRAEMLAELMRLYATVSVTGTHGKTTTTSMISMLFESARLDPTVITGGIINAWGSNARLGQGRWMIVEADESDGTFTRLPTEIGVVTNIDPEHLDYFGSVENMHAAYERFLRNIPFYGLAVACMDHPVVREMIERLNLVRDGRRLLTYGTRHDSDLVLRALRVEGGTTVIDADLSGHVKGGARALRGWALPMPGQHNAMNALAAIAVATEAGIPDDVIRAGLAAFSGVKRRFQLTGTWNGIQIYDDYAHHPAEISAVLEAARTSARGRVIAVVEPHRYTRVRDLFREFSSCFRAADSVIVAPLYSAGEQPIDGIDPQTLAEGIRNMGHGAVAVVADPRELVGLVRRHGRAGDMVIMLGAGNSTEWAHALPEWLLASEPRRAGQAL; encoded by the coding sequence ATGCAGATGCCCCGCGACATCGGGCCTTTCCATATCATCGGCATCGGCGGCATTGGCATGAGTGCCATCGCCGAGATCCTTCTCGCCAAAGGCTATCAGGTCCAGGGCAGCGACCAAAAGGAATCCGCCAACGTTCGGCGCTTGCGCACAAAGGGTGTGCGCGTCTTCGTCGGCCATGACGCCGTGAACCTGATCGGCGCCCGCGTCGTCGTGATTTCGACGGCGGTGAAACCCGGCAATCCGGAACTCGAAGCCGCCCGCGCCAAGGGCCTCACCATCGTGCGCCGCGCCGAGATGCTGGCTGAGCTGATGCGCCTCTATGCGACGGTTTCCGTCACCGGCACGCACGGCAAGACGACCACCACCTCCATGATCAGCATGCTGTTCGAGAGCGCGCGTCTCGACCCGACGGTGATCACGGGCGGCATCATCAACGCCTGGGGATCGAACGCCCGTCTCGGCCAGGGCCGCTGGATGATCGTCGAGGCCGACGAGAGCGACGGCACGTTCACGCGCCTGCCGACAGAGATCGGCGTCGTCACCAACATCGATCCCGAGCACCTCGATTACTTCGGCTCCGTCGAGAACATGCATGCCGCCTATGAGCGGTTCCTCCGCAACATTCCCTTCTATGGGCTTGCGGTCGCCTGCATGGATCATCCCGTCGTGCGCGAGATGATCGAGCGGCTGAACCTGGTCCGCGACGGCCGCCGCCTGCTCACCTACGGCACCCGCCACGATTCCGATCTCGTGCTGCGCGCGCTTCGCGTCGAGGGCGGCACAACCGTGATCGACGCCGACTTGAGCGGACACGTGAAGGGCGGCGCGCGCGCGTTGCGCGGCTGGGCTCTGCCGATGCCGGGGCAGCACAACGCCATGAATGCGCTCGCGGCAATCGCCGTCGCGACGGAGGCGGGCATTCCCGACGATGTGATTCGCGCAGGCCTTGCGGCCTTCTCCGGCGTCAAGCGCCGCTTCCAGCTCACCGGAACATGGAACGGCATCCAGATCTACGACGATTACGCGCATCATCCGGCGGAAATATCGGCCGTGCTCGAAGCAGCGCGCACGAGCGCCCGCGGCCGTGTGATCGCCGTTGTCGAGCCGCATCGCTACACGCGCGTCCGCGATCTCTTCCGCGAGTTCTCATCGTGTTTCCGCGCCGCAGACAGCGTGATCGTGGCGCCCCTCTATAGCGCCGGCGAACAGCCCATCGACGGCATAGACCCGCAGACGCTCGCTGAGGGCATCCGCAACATGGGCCACGGGGCCGTTGCCGTTGTCGCCGATCCGCGCGAACTGGTGGGCCTCGTGCGCCGCCACGGCCGCGCGGGCGACATGGTGATCATGCTCGGCGCCGGCAACTCGACCGAATGGGCGCACGCGCTGCCGGAATGGCTGCTTGCGAGCGAGCCGCGCCGCGCGGGCCAAGCGCTGTGA
- a CDS encoding FtsW/RodA/SpoVE family cell cycle protein, producing the protein MKFSRADRSRLAEWWFTVDHALIFAILLLAGAGVVLSLAASPAVALKKGFAAYHFVERHVVFSAAGVVIMLAVSLFGPSGIRRLSLVVLAGALIGLVAVYFAGDEINGARRWLSIQGHSLQPSEFAKPAFVVVSAWLLAEARRRPDMPALPIAIALLGAMVGLLVVQPDIGQTFLITLVWIAMLFVSGLAATGAVILAAIGGAGLFAAYIYFPHVASRIDRFFSPQTGDFSQGDRAIRSFVEGGFLGRGPGEGTIKTALPDAHTDYIFAVVAEEYGALACFAVLALFTFIVVRALRHAETEPEAATRLGIVGLALMFGFQALINMGVNVGLLPAKGMTLPFLSAGGSSILAISLTLGMLLALTRRRPDADRLRKPPLMPNLPSLATTSEPRS; encoded by the coding sequence ATGAAATTTTCGCGCGCGGACAGGAGCCGGCTCGCGGAATGGTGGTTCACGGTGGACCACGCTTTGATCTTCGCGATCCTGCTTCTTGCCGGTGCAGGCGTCGTGCTTTCGCTTGCGGCAAGCCCCGCAGTCGCCTTGAAGAAGGGCTTCGCCGCCTATCACTTCGTCGAGCGCCACGTGGTGTTCTCGGCAGCGGGCGTCGTGATCATGCTCGCCGTCTCGCTGTTCGGCCCGTCGGGCATTCGCCGATTGAGCCTGGTGGTTCTTGCAGGCGCGCTCATAGGTCTCGTCGCGGTGTACTTCGCGGGCGACGAAATCAACGGCGCGCGCCGTTGGCTCTCCATCCAGGGCCATTCGCTCCAGCCCTCCGAGTTTGCCAAGCCGGCCTTCGTCGTCGTCTCAGCGTGGCTGCTTGCCGAAGCCCGCCGCCGGCCCGATATGCCCGCGCTGCCCATCGCGATCGCGCTGCTCGGGGCCATGGTTGGCCTTCTTGTCGTGCAACCCGACATCGGCCAGACGTTTCTGATCACGCTGGTGTGGATCGCCATGTTGTTCGTGTCGGGTCTTGCGGCAACGGGCGCGGTGATCCTCGCCGCCATCGGCGGGGCCGGCCTGTTCGCGGCGTACATCTATTTTCCGCACGTCGCGTCCCGCATCGATCGCTTCTTCAGCCCGCAAACCGGCGACTTCAGCCAGGGCGACCGCGCCATCCGCTCGTTCGTCGAGGGCGGGTTCCTGGGACGCGGACCGGGGGAAGGCACCATCAAGACGGCCCTTCCCGACGCCCACACCGACTACATCTTCGCCGTCGTGGCCGAGGAGTACGGCGCGCTCGCGTGCTTTGCGGTGCTCGCGCTTTTTACGTTCATCGTCGTGCGCGCGCTTCGCCACGCGGAGACCGAGCCCGAAGCGGCAACGCGTCTTGGGATCGTCGGCTTGGCGCTGATGTTCGGCTTTCAGGCCCTGATCAACATGGGCGTGAACGTCGGCCTTTTGCCCGCCAAGGGCATGACGTTGCCGTTTCTGTCAGCCGGTGGTTCGTCCATCCTGGCGATCTCGCTCACACTCGGTATGTTGCTGGCCTTGACCCGCCGCCGGCCCGATGCCGACCGCTTGAGGAAACCTCCCCTGATGCCGAACCTGCCGAGCCTCGCCACAACGAGCGAGCCGAGATCGTGA
- the ftsA gene encoding cell division protein FtsA, producing MSRERRWGSGTPKSVKGVLDIGTSKVACLIASVADASESGGAPASPRMRILGVGHQRAEGIKGGVVIDLDRAEQAVRAAVAQAERMAGVELTEVHLAVSCGRLKSHNFAARAEIAGGVVREADLGRMLDAGRTFAEQGGRSLVDMNEVALRIDGVPGARDPRGLAAREIAIDLHAVTADEAPLRNLLMVVGRCYLEVASLVAAPYASALAVTSEDERRLGVTAIDIGAGATSFAMFAEDRFVHAGAAPLGGAQITFDIARSLHTPLAEAERIKALYGTVIGAPSDERDVFSYPAAGEEDAVMHQRTRAELVDVIRPRVKAIVDHIRERLEACELSALAGRALVLTGGTSEMTGLADFAAAELGRPVRVARPQVVSGLPPAVSSSAFSTVVGLLLAETQARTGRWIYQGRDPQSESYLKRVGSWLREGF from the coding sequence ATGAGCCGCGAACGCAGATGGGGCAGCGGAACGCCGAAGAGCGTCAAGGGCGTGCTCGACATCGGCACCAGCAAGGTGGCCTGCCTGATTGCATCCGTTGCGGACGCGAGCGAGAGCGGTGGTGCGCCCGCGTCTCCGCGCATGCGCATCCTCGGTGTCGGCCATCAGCGCGCCGAAGGCATCAAGGGCGGCGTCGTCATCGATCTCGACCGGGCCGAGCAGGCCGTCCGTGCTGCCGTCGCGCAGGCCGAGCGCATGGCGGGTGTAGAACTCACCGAGGTGCACCTTGCCGTGTCGTGTGGGCGGTTGAAGTCGCACAATTTCGCGGCCCGAGCCGAAATCGCAGGCGGTGTCGTGCGTGAGGCGGATCTCGGCCGTATGCTCGATGCTGGCCGCACGTTTGCCGAGCAGGGCGGCAGGTCTCTCGTCGACATGAACGAGGTGGCGCTGCGCATCGACGGCGTTCCCGGTGCGCGCGACCCCCGCGGCCTCGCAGCGCGCGAGATTGCGATCGATCTCCACGCCGTGACGGCCGACGAAGCGCCGCTCCGCAATCTTCTGATGGTGGTCGGGCGCTGCTATCTGGAGGTGGCAAGCCTCGTCGCGGCGCCCTACGCCAGCGCGCTCGCCGTCACCAGCGAGGACGAGCGGCGCCTCGGGGTCACGGCCATCGATATCGGCGCCGGCGCCACGAGTTTCGCCATGTTCGCCGAGGATCGCTTCGTGCATGCGGGGGCTGCCCCCCTTGGCGGCGCCCAGATCACGTTCGATATCGCCCGCTCGTTGCATACACCCCTTGCCGAGGCCGAGCGAATCAAAGCGCTTTATGGCACAGTGATCGGCGCGCCCTCCGATGAGCGCGACGTCTTCTCGTATCCGGCCGCCGGAGAGGAAGACGCCGTGATGCATCAGAGGACGCGAGCCGAGCTTGTCGATGTGATCCGTCCGCGCGTGAAGGCCATCGTGGATCACATTCGTGAGCGGCTTGAGGCCTGCGAGCTTTCGGCCCTGGCGGGCCGCGCACTTGTGCTCACCGGGGGCACGAGCGAGATGACAGGGCTCGCTGATTTTGCGGCGGCGGAACTGGGGAGACCCGTTCGCGTTGCCCGTCCGCAGGTGGTGTCCGGATTGCCGCCTGCAGTGTCGAGTTCTGCGTTTTCGACCGTTGTCGGCCTGCTGCTTGCGGAGACGCAAGCGCGCACGGGCCGGTGGATTTACCAGGGCCGCGATCCCCAATCGGAGAGCTATCTCAAGCGCGTGGGGTCTTGGCTCAGGGAAGGATTTTAG
- the murB gene encoding UDP-N-acetylmuramate dehydrogenase, producing MTYPDITQDLKAAMPDLRGRLAANAPMADITWFRAGGPAQVLYFPADEADLAYFLKRKPKDLPTFVIGLGSNLLVRDGGVPGVVIRLGRGFAGITAEAGHRIRVGTVVPDVKVARAAAEAGIAGLAFYRGIPGSIGGALRMNAGAHGSETKDVLIEARAVDPEGNIHVLSRDDMGFTYRHSSVPADWIFTEALYQGTLGDPADILAAMDEVAEYREQNQPIKERTGGSTFKNPPGHSAWKLVDAAGCRGLRVGGASVSEKHCNFLINDQGATGEDIERLGETVRARVKATSGVTLEWEIIRLGQPLEGRPVGEALAETVVS from the coding sequence GTGACGTACCCAGACATCACGCAAGATCTAAAGGCGGCGATGCCAGACCTGCGCGGTCGCCTTGCCGCCAATGCGCCGATGGCCGACATCACCTGGTTCCGCGCCGGTGGACCGGCGCAAGTGCTCTACTTCCCGGCCGACGAAGCCGACCTCGCCTACTTTCTCAAGCGCAAGCCCAAGGACCTGCCGACATTCGTCATCGGCCTCGGCTCGAACCTTCTCGTGCGCGACGGCGGCGTCCCCGGCGTCGTTATCCGGCTCGGACGCGGGTTCGCCGGCATAACAGCGGAAGCCGGGCATCGCATCCGCGTCGGCACTGTGGTTCCGGATGTGAAGGTCGCGCGCGCAGCGGCAGAGGCGGGTATCGCCGGCCTTGCGTTCTATCGCGGCATCCCGGGCTCCATCGGTGGCGCACTGCGTATGAATGCGGGTGCGCACGGGAGCGAAACGAAGGACGTGCTCATCGAAGCCCGCGCTGTCGATCCGGAAGGCAACATCCACGTCCTCTCGCGCGACGACATGGGCTTCACCTATCGCCATTCGAGCGTGCCTGCGGATTGGATCTTCACCGAAGCGCTCTACCAGGGCACGCTGGGCGATCCGGCCGACATCCTGGCCGCCATGGACGAGGTGGCCGAGTACCGCGAGCAGAACCAACCCATCAAGGAGCGCACCGGCGGCTCCACCTTCAAGAACCCGCCCGGCCACAGCGCTTGGAAGCTCGTCGACGCCGCGGGCTGTCGTGGCCTTCGCGTCGGCGGCGCGTCGGTGTCGGAAAAGCACTGCAACTTTCTCATCAACGACCAGGGCGCCACGGGCGAAGACATCGAGCGCCTGGGCGAGACGGTGCGTGCGCGCGTCAAGGCAACGTCCGGCGTGACGCTCGAATGGGAAATCATTCGCCTGGGGCAGCCGCTCGAAGGCCGCCCCGTCGGTGAAGCCTTGGCCGAGACGGTTGTGTCATGA